Proteins from one Burkholderia sp. genomic window:
- a CDS encoding hydrogen peroxide-inducible genes activator yields the protein MTLTELKYIVAVARERHFGRAAEACFVSQPTLSVAIKKLEDELNVQIFERGSSEVSVTPIGKQIVTQAQRVLEQTFAIKEIVKQGKDPLVGPFRLGVIYTIGPYLLPTLVKQMIHRVPQMPLMLQENYTLKLLELLKQGEIDATIMALPFPETGLMVRPLYDEPFVVALPSSHPWSKRHKINTTELKQETMLLLGNGHCFRDHVLGACPELMHFSQTADGIQKTFEGSSLETIRHMVASGVGITVLPRMSVGKVGPLANNADADLLSYVSFDEPIPDRRVALVWRKSFTRMPAIDAISEAITACDLPGVTKLDMPATLN from the coding sequence ATGACGCTTACTGAACTGAAGTATATCGTCGCAGTCGCGCGCGAGCGGCATTTTGGCCGCGCGGCGGAAGCCTGTTTCGTCAGCCAACCGACGCTCTCGGTTGCGATCAAGAAGCTCGAAGATGAGCTGAACGTGCAGATCTTCGAGCGCGGCTCGAGCGAGGTGAGCGTGACGCCAATCGGCAAGCAGATCGTCACCCAGGCCCAGCGCGTGCTGGAGCAGACCTTTGCCATCAAGGAAATCGTCAAGCAGGGGAAGGATCCACTGGTCGGGCCGTTCCGGCTCGGCGTGATCTACACGATTGGGCCTTACCTGCTGCCCACGCTTGTCAAGCAGATGATCCACCGTGTCCCGCAGATGCCGCTGATGCTGCAGGAGAACTACACGCTCAAGCTGCTCGAGTTGCTCAAGCAGGGCGAGATCGACGCCACCATCATGGCGCTTCCATTCCCGGAAACCGGCCTGATGGTACGCCCGCTTTACGACGAGCCTTTCGTGGTCGCGCTGCCCTCCAGCCATCCTTGGTCCAAGCGCCACAAAATCAACACGACCGAGCTCAAGCAGGAAACCATGCTGCTACTCGGCAACGGCCACTGCTTTCGCGACCACGTGCTAGGCGCATGTCCCGAGCTGATGCACTTCTCGCAGACCGCCGACGGCATCCAGAAGACCTTTGAGGGCTCCTCGCTGGAAACCATCCGCCACATGGTGGCGAGTGGGGTAGGTATCACGGTGCTGCCGCGCATGTCAGTGGGCAAGGTCGGGCCGCTGGCGAACAATGCCGATGCGGACCTGCTGTCCTACGTGTCCTTCGATGAGCCGATCCCGGACCGCCGCGTGGCGCTGGTCTGGCGCAAAAGCTTCACGCGCATGCCAGCCATCGACGCAATCAGCGAGGCAATCACCGCCTGCGACCTGCCGGGCGTGACCAAGCTCGACATGCCCGCCACCTTGAACTGA
- a CDS encoding NCS2 family permease encodes MDAHNGSKAQTSNSMLERFFGICKSGSRMRTEIVAGITTFLTAMYIIIVNPGILSQAGVPFASALTATVIVSFLGSCAMGLYARNPALVAPGMGMNALFTFVMVHGGRMPWQTALGCVFWAGVIFAVLAAFNARKLVVDAIPPNLRYAVSCGIGLFICLIGLVNAKFLVGDPVTVVHAASLNPVIVTFLIGLAVTTVLVVRRVTGALMIGIVVTTLLAIPIGRVWGDGTAYWPTVTATRTLVNWNGLVAAPDFSGIGQLDLIGALKVAYWPFIFMMLFTAFFDALSTFMAISDAGNLIDRDGNPCNIRQSMMVDAFSMVVSAPLGTSPANAYIESTAGISAGGRTGLVAVVAGICFLPFLMLSPLLSLVPAIATAPALILVGVFMMESITKIDWHRFDEAIPAFIAMVLIPLTYSITNGTAYGFLAFVVLKLFTGKRHEIKPAMWIVAVLSCVLLTQL; translated from the coding sequence ATGGACGCGCACAACGGCAGCAAAGCCCAGACTTCGAACTCGATGCTCGAGCGCTTCTTCGGCATCTGCAAATCTGGTTCGCGGATGCGTACGGAGATCGTCGCGGGCATCACGACGTTCCTGACGGCGATGTATATTATTATCGTCAATCCCGGCATCCTGTCCCAGGCAGGCGTACCATTCGCGTCCGCGCTGACCGCCACCGTGATCGTCAGCTTCCTCGGCAGCTGCGCGATGGGCCTGTATGCACGCAATCCTGCGCTGGTCGCGCCTGGCATGGGCATGAATGCGCTGTTTACCTTCGTGATGGTGCACGGTGGGCGCATGCCCTGGCAGACTGCGCTCGGCTGCGTGTTTTGGGCTGGCGTGATCTTCGCTGTGCTGGCCGCTTTCAACGCGCGTAAGCTGGTGGTAGACGCGATCCCGCCCAACCTACGCTATGCCGTGTCCTGCGGAATCGGTCTGTTCATCTGCCTGATCGGCCTGGTCAACGCTAAGTTCCTGGTGGGCGACCCGGTCACTGTAGTGCACGCAGCCTCGCTGAATCCAGTGATCGTCACCTTCCTGATTGGGCTGGCCGTCACCACCGTGCTGGTGGTGCGCCGCGTAACCGGCGCGCTGATGATCGGCATCGTGGTAACCACTCTGCTGGCGATCCCAATCGGTCGTGTCTGGGGCGACGGCACCGCCTATTGGCCGACCGTGACCGCCACCAGGACGCTGGTCAACTGGAACGGTCTGGTGGCTGCGCCGGACTTCTCCGGCATCGGTCAGCTCGACCTGATCGGAGCGCTGAAGGTAGCCTACTGGCCGTTCATTTTCATGATGCTGTTCACCGCCTTCTTCGACGCGCTGTCGACCTTCATGGCGATCTCGGATGCCGGAAACTTGATCGATCGCGACGGCAATCCGTGCAATATCCGTCAGTCGATGATGGTCGACGCATTTTCGATGGTGGTCTCTGCGCCGTTGGGCACTAGCCCCGCCAACGCCTACATCGAATCGACCGCCGGTATCTCGGCAGGCGGGCGTACTGGGCTGGTGGCGGTGGTGGCCGGCATCTGCTTCCTGCCTTTCCTGATGCTCTCGCCGCTGCTCTCGCTGGTGCCGGCAATCGCCACCGCGCCAGCGCTGATCCTGGTGGGTGTGTTCATGATGGAGTCGATCACTAAGATCGACTGGCACCGCTTCGACGAGGCGATCCCCGCCTTCATCGCAATGGTGCTGATCCCACTGACCTACTCGATCACCAACGGTACCGCCTACGGCTTCCTCGCCTTCGTAGTGCTTAAGCTGTTCACCGGCAAGCGCCACGAGATCAAGCCGGCGATGTGGATCGTCGCCGTGCTCTCCTGCGTACTACTCACGCAGCTGTGA